In one Dermatophilaceae bacterium Sec6.4 genomic region, the following are encoded:
- a CDS encoding R3H domain-containing nucleic acid-binding protein, with protein MTHDTTQPEALIEDVAEASDEAPSTTSRASGLDREGEIAADFLETLLDIADLDGDIDVDVDGGRAAVAIVDSEEGRVPRRLVGQDGKVLEALQELTRLAVQAQTGERSRLMLDVAGHRAARRVELTVIAKEAAQTAQQTGEPQPLDPMSAFERKVVHDAVLAEGLGSESAGVEPRRYVVVLPKA; from the coding sequence GGAGGCGTCCGACGAGGCACCTTCGACCACCAGCAGGGCATCCGGACTGGACCGTGAGGGGGAGATTGCGGCCGACTTCCTGGAAACGCTGCTGGACATTGCAGATCTCGATGGCGACATCGATGTAGACGTCGACGGTGGTCGCGCAGCAGTTGCCATTGTGGACTCTGAAGAGGGGCGGGTGCCACGCCGCCTGGTGGGCCAGGACGGCAAGGTGCTGGAGGCGTTGCAGGAACTCACCCGGCTCGCCGTGCAGGCGCAGACCGGCGAGCGCAGCCGGTTGATGCTGGATGTGGCGGGACATCGTGCCGCTCGTCGGGTAGAGCTGACGGTCATTGCCAAGGAGGCAGCCCAGACTGCGCAGCAGACCGGCGAGCCGCAGCCGCTGGATCCGATGAGCGCCTTTGAGCGCAAGGTCGTGCATGACGCGGTGCTGGCTGAGGGCCTCGGTTCAGAATCTGCTGGAGTGGAGCCGCGGCGTTACGTCGTGGTGTTACCGAAGGCTTAG
- the rsmG gene encoding 16S rRNA (guanine(527)-N(7))-methyltransferase RsmG, whose translation MEPSARSELPAPPLVAESLFGDRLPAAEHYAYLLATTGVDHGLVGPREVPILWDRHILNCAVLGEVIAPDARVADVGSGAGLPGLVLAVLRPDLDLVLVEPLQRRVTWLENAIHELRLPNVQVRRARAQQVVGLEADVVCSRAVARLSKLLGWNLPLLRPGGQILALKGASAQEELDEASAQLRRARVVSSDVLRCGVGVVDPPATVIRVVTAG comes from the coding sequence GTGGAACCGTCCGCACGGAGTGAGCTACCTGCACCGCCACTGGTAGCCGAGTCGCTCTTCGGTGATCGTCTCCCAGCTGCGGAGCACTACGCGTACCTGTTAGCCACCACGGGTGTGGACCACGGACTCGTGGGTCCGCGCGAAGTGCCGATCCTGTGGGATCGGCATATTCTCAACTGTGCCGTCCTCGGCGAGGTGATCGCGCCCGACGCCAGAGTTGCTGATGTGGGTAGTGGCGCGGGCTTGCCCGGGTTGGTCCTGGCGGTACTTCGCCCCGACCTGGATCTGGTCCTCGTTGAGCCGCTGCAGCGACGGGTTACCTGGTTGGAGAATGCCATCCACGAGCTTCGGCTGCCGAACGTGCAGGTGCGCCGGGCTCGTGCACAGCAGGTGGTCGGACTCGAAGCTGACGTCGTGTGTTCACGTGCGGTAGCAAGGTTGTCGAAATTGCTGGGTTGGAACCTCCCACTACTTCGGCCCGGTGGCCAGATCCTGGCTCTCAAGGGTGCTTCCGCACAGGAGGAGCTCGATGAAGCCAGTGCGCAACTTCGACGCGCACGCGTTGTATCGAGCGATGTCCTGCGGTGTGGCGTGGGCGTTGTCGATCCGCCCGCAACAGTGATCCGGGTCGTCACTGCCGGGTAA
- a CDS encoding ParA family protein — translation MNSPIAASLASTTRRRDVVDAMAVRRPAKTRIFTVANQKGGVGKTTTTVNVAAALAQSGLRVLVIDIDPQGNASTALGIPHHSEIQGTYEMVVDGLALSEVLQPCPDVENLWCVPATIDLAGAEIELVSMPSREHRLRAVLQDYFDNCTPDEVFDYVLIDCPPSLGLLTVNAFVAANEVFIPIQSEYYALEGLSQLVHNVELIKEHLNPSLQLSTILLTMYDARTRLSAQVAQEVRNHFPDQVLKVWIPRSVRISEAPSHSQTVMTYEPSCTGALSYLEAAKELAGRADGYRSVHD, via the coding sequence ATGAACAGTCCGATCGCGGCCTCCCTGGCGAGCACCACGCGTCGGCGCGATGTCGTGGATGCAATGGCCGTTCGTCGGCCGGCGAAAACGCGCATTTTTACGGTCGCGAACCAAAAAGGTGGTGTCGGGAAGACGACGACGACGGTCAACGTGGCAGCTGCATTGGCTCAGTCGGGCCTGCGCGTTCTGGTGATCGACATCGACCCGCAGGGAAACGCCTCGACTGCGCTCGGCATACCGCATCACTCCGAGATTCAAGGCACCTACGAGATGGTCGTGGATGGGCTCGCGCTGAGCGAGGTCCTCCAGCCGTGTCCCGATGTCGAGAACCTGTGGTGCGTGCCGGCCACCATTGATCTGGCAGGCGCGGAGATCGAACTGGTCTCGATGCCGTCACGTGAACATCGCCTACGAGCGGTGCTCCAGGACTACTTCGACAACTGCACGCCCGATGAGGTGTTCGACTACGTACTGATCGACTGCCCGCCGAGTCTCGGGCTACTCACGGTCAATGCATTCGTGGCGGCGAATGAAGTCTTCATCCCGATCCAGTCTGAGTATTACGCGCTGGAAGGTCTGTCGCAGCTCGTCCACAACGTCGAACTCATCAAGGAGCACCTCAACCCGTCATTGCAACTGAGCACGATTCTGCTCACAATGTACGACGCGCGCACCCGACTGTCGGCCCAGGTCGCCCAGGAAGTACGCAACCACTTCCCCGACCAGGTACTGAAGGTATGGATCCCGCGATCGGTGCGTATTTCAGAGGCTCCAAGCCATAGTCAGACAGTGATGACGTATGAGCCATCCTGCACCGGCGCTCTGTCCTATCTGGAAGCCGCCAAGGAATTGGCCGGTCGCGCTGACGGGTACCGTTCTGTCCATGACTGA
- a CDS encoding ParB/RepB/Spo0J family partition protein, whose product MTDKRRGLGRGLGALIPPAPSDTAIGRPSDVFFAQRTEGFTGNTGLDNAVDADTTMLRAVPGAQFAFLNVAEITPNSRQPRQVFDDDDLAELTHSIAEIGVLQPIVVREIAAQDRVEGGPAYELIMGERRLRASKAAGNEAIPSIIRSTADDDMLRDALLENLHRAALNPLEEAAAYQQLLDDFACTHEQLAAKIGRSRPQISNTIRLLRLPPLVARRVAAGVLSAGHARALLSLPDQSAMESLAQRIVAEGLSVRSTEEVVALGVSDTVGIRSTPTAGNRHPALDDIASSLSDHLDTRVTVQLGKRKGRMVVEFASMQDLQRIMQTLGVAASDQ is encoded by the coding sequence ATGACTGACAAGCGACGTGGCCTAGGCCGGGGTCTGGGCGCGTTGATTCCACCGGCTCCCAGCGACACCGCCATCGGGCGGCCCTCCGATGTTTTCTTTGCGCAGCGCACCGAAGGTTTCACGGGAAACACTGGACTGGACAACGCGGTCGATGCGGACACCACGATGTTACGAGCGGTGCCTGGTGCGCAGTTCGCTTTTTTGAACGTCGCAGAGATCACCCCCAATTCGCGTCAGCCCCGCCAGGTGTTCGACGACGATGACCTCGCCGAGCTGACGCACAGCATTGCTGAGATCGGTGTGCTGCAACCCATCGTGGTTCGCGAGATTGCGGCCCAGGATCGCGTCGAGGGTGGACCAGCATATGAACTGATCATGGGCGAGCGGCGGCTCCGCGCGAGTAAGGCTGCCGGCAATGAGGCAATCCCATCCATTATCCGCAGCACAGCGGATGATGACATGTTGCGCGACGCTCTCTTGGAGAACCTGCATCGCGCCGCACTGAACCCCCTCGAGGAAGCGGCGGCGTACCAGCAACTACTCGATGATTTTGCGTGTACGCATGAACAACTCGCCGCAAAAATCGGACGATCCCGCCCGCAGATCTCGAACACGATCCGACTGTTGCGATTGCCTCCCCTCGTCGCACGTCGCGTTGCGGCGGGAGTGCTCAGTGCGGGTCACGCGCGCGCGCTGCTGTCCCTACCGGATCAGAGTGCGATGGAAAGCCTGGCACAGCGCATCGTTGCCGAAGGCCTGTCGGTGCGCTCAACAGAGGAGGTAGTCGCGCTCGGTGTCAGTGACACCGTCGGTATCCGATCCACGCCGACGGCTGGGAACCGTCATCCGGCCCTCGATGACATTGCATCGAGCTTGTCGGATCATTTGGACACTCGAGTCACAGTTCAGCTGGGTAAACGTAAAGGCCGCATGGTGGTGGAATTCGCGAGCATGCAGGATCTTCAGCGCATCATGCAGACGTTGGGCGTAGCCGCTTCTGACCAGTAA
- a CDS encoding IS256 family transposase, with product MALDQSALLDLLAQLKLTDVSDRIRSITEALYQELIDTEAAAVIGAGRYERSDERTTQRNGTRPRTLSTTAGDLELRIPKLRRGSFFPSLLERRRRVDQALFAVVMEAYLHGVSTRKVDDLVKALGADTGISKSEVSRICADLDLEVGAFTGRDLSAMAFPYVFLDATYCKARVNHRVVSQAIVVAIGVAADGRREVLGFDVGDTESEPFWAAFLRSLKARGLHGAQLVISDAHTGLKKAISTVMQGTAWQRCRVHFMRNVLAVVPRNNQDMVASIIRTIFAQPDAKHVLAQFEEVTRMLARSHPQVAVMLTDAKDDLLAFTDFPMKHWRQIWSTNPLERVNKEIKRRTDVVGVFPNPAALLRLAGAVLVEQHDEWEAADRRYFSAASMTELTAPRHPDKEATTAPEINAA from the coding sequence ATGGCTCTTGACCAGTCTGCCCTGCTTGACCTGTTGGCCCAACTGAAACTGACGGATGTCTCGGATCGGATCCGTTCGATCACCGAAGCGCTCTACCAGGAGCTGATCGATACCGAGGCCGCGGCCGTGATCGGCGCGGGCAGGTATGAACGCAGCGATGAGCGCACGACCCAACGCAATGGGACCCGGCCCAGGACGTTGTCGACCACGGCCGGTGACCTGGAACTGCGGATCCCGAAACTGCGACGTGGGAGCTTCTTTCCCTCGCTACTGGAACGACGGCGCCGAGTGGATCAGGCGTTGTTCGCGGTGGTGATGGAGGCCTACCTACACGGGGTTTCGACCCGGAAAGTTGATGACCTCGTCAAAGCTCTCGGCGCCGATACCGGGATATCCAAGTCCGAGGTGTCACGGATTTGCGCTGACTTGGATCTGGAAGTTGGTGCGTTCACCGGCCGGGACCTGTCCGCGATGGCCTTTCCCTACGTGTTCTTGGACGCGACCTATTGCAAGGCCCGGGTCAACCACCGTGTGGTGTCCCAAGCGATCGTCGTAGCGATCGGTGTCGCGGCGGACGGGCGCCGCGAAGTACTGGGGTTCGACGTCGGGGACACCGAGTCCGAGCCGTTCTGGGCCGCGTTCCTTCGGTCGCTGAAAGCCCGAGGGCTGCACGGGGCGCAGCTGGTCATCTCTGATGCTCACACCGGGTTGAAGAAGGCCATCTCCACGGTCATGCAGGGAACGGCGTGGCAACGGTGCCGGGTCCATTTCATGCGCAACGTGCTCGCCGTCGTGCCCAGGAATAACCAGGACATGGTCGCCTCGATTATCCGAACGATCTTCGCTCAACCGGACGCCAAGCACGTGCTGGCCCAGTTCGAAGAAGTCACCCGGATGCTGGCCCGGTCTCACCCCCAGGTCGCCGTGATGCTCACCGACGCGAAAGACGATCTGCTCGCATTCACCGATTTCCCGATGAAACACTGGCGCCAAATCTGGTCCACCAACCCGTTGGAACGAGTCAACAAAGAGATCAAACGCCGCACCGACGTCGTCGGTGTCTTCCCCAACCCCGCCGCCCTACTACGCCTGGCTGGCGCTGTTCTGGTCGAGCAACACGACGAATGGGAAGCCGCCGACCGCCGCTATTTCTCCGCCGCCTCAATGACCGAACTGACCGCCCCACGCCACCCCGACAAGGAGGCCACCACCGCCCCAGAAATCAACGCCGCATAA
- the trxA gene encoding thioredoxin — protein MSATKETNDASFEADVLQNTKPVLVDFWAPWCGPCKAVAPILEEVAAAHADKIDVVKLNTDENPKIAAKYGITGIPTLNVYVNGEVVKSLVGALPKPKLLRELEPFLN, from the coding sequence ATGAGTGCAACCAAGGAAACCAACGACGCTTCGTTCGAGGCCGACGTCCTACAGAACACCAAACCAGTTCTCGTCGACTTCTGGGCACCCTGGTGCGGGCCGTGCAAAGCCGTGGCTCCCATCCTCGAAGAGGTCGCTGCTGCCCATGCCGACAAGATCGACGTCGTGAAGCTCAACACCGACGAGAACCCGAAGATCGCCGCAAAGTACGGCATCACCGGGATCCCGACGCTGAACGTCTACGTCAACGGCGAAGTTGTGAAGTCCCTTGTGGGCGCACTTCCCAAGCCCAAGCTGTTGCGTGAGTTGGAGCCGTTCCTCAACTGA
- the trxB gene encoding thioredoxin-disulfide reductase, with translation MTAETVHNVIIIGSGPAGYTAAIYAARANLAPVIFEGSVTAGGALMNTTEVENFPGFTDGVMGPDLMESMRAQAERFGAQLIRDDVTAVDLGGAVKSVTDGEGVVHRAHSVILAMGSAYRQLGLADEQRLSGHGVSWCATCDGAFFREQDIAVVGGGDSAIEEATFLTRFGSTVTLIHRRGELRASRIMADRAAANPKIRYAWNSEVVAIHGDAKVSGVTLRDTVNGTERELAVTGIFVAIGHLPRNELVLGVVDTDDEGYVLTQDGSTATNVEGVFACGDLVDHTYRQAITAAGSGCAASLDAERFLADHDAASQGAQLATA, from the coding sequence GTGACCGCTGAAACCGTCCACAATGTCATCATCATCGGGTCCGGCCCAGCCGGTTACACCGCAGCTATTTATGCCGCACGAGCCAACCTGGCCCCCGTTATCTTTGAGGGTTCTGTGACAGCGGGTGGCGCCTTGATGAACACCACCGAGGTCGAGAATTTCCCTGGGTTCACCGACGGTGTGATGGGCCCGGATCTAATGGAGTCCATGCGCGCACAAGCCGAGCGGTTCGGCGCGCAACTCATCCGCGACGACGTCACTGCCGTCGACCTGGGCGGCGCCGTCAAATCTGTGACCGATGGCGAGGGAGTGGTGCATCGAGCCCATTCCGTCATCCTCGCCATGGGGTCTGCCTACCGTCAGCTGGGGTTGGCCGATGAACAGCGACTATCCGGACACGGAGTCTCCTGGTGCGCGACGTGTGATGGGGCATTCTTCCGCGAGCAGGACATTGCTGTAGTGGGCGGCGGAGACTCAGCCATCGAAGAGGCCACCTTCCTGACCCGTTTCGGGTCAACCGTCACCCTGATCCATCGACGCGGCGAACTGCGAGCCTCCCGGATCATGGCTGATCGGGCAGCTGCCAACCCCAAGATTCGTTATGCATGGAACAGTGAGGTCGTCGCAATTCACGGCGATGCCAAGGTATCCGGCGTGACGTTGCGCGACACCGTCAACGGCACCGAGCGGGAACTAGCGGTCACTGGCATCTTCGTGGCCATCGGTCATCTACCGCGCAACGAGCTCGTGCTCGGGGTTGTCGATACCGACGATGAAGGCTACGTGCTCACCCAGGACGGTTCGACCGCTACCAACGTGGAGGGTGTCTTTGCCTGCGGCGATCTGGTGGACCACACCTATCGGCAGGCGATCACCGCTGCGGGTTCCGGCTGCGCTGCCAGTCTGGACGCCGAACGCTTCCTCGCCGACCACGATGCTGCGTCGCAGGGTGCACAGCTGGCCACAGCGTAG
- the sigM gene encoding RNA polymerase sigma factor SigM yields the protein MSVSDDDTVSDEQLLAAHVRGDVDAFGELFRRHRDRMWAVALRTTRDPEMAADAVQDGFISAFRRAESFRGDAKVTTWLHRIVVNACLDRLRRIKPTSELPEYELVDRHDRHSSLEVQLDVQQALGAIPEGQRLALTLVDMEGMSVSETAQLLGVAEGTVKSRCARGRSALAELLRDRNDGGYNNGYGARR from the coding sequence GTGAGCGTCTCCGACGACGACACCGTCAGCGATGAGCAGCTGCTGGCCGCCCATGTGCGCGGTGACGTCGACGCCTTCGGCGAGTTGTTCCGACGACACAGGGACCGGATGTGGGCCGTGGCGCTGCGCACCACCCGTGATCCGGAAATGGCCGCAGATGCGGTCCAAGATGGTTTTATCTCGGCGTTCCGGCGCGCTGAGTCGTTCCGCGGCGATGCGAAAGTCACCACCTGGTTGCATCGGATCGTTGTCAACGCCTGCCTGGACCGGCTGCGCCGTATCAAACCGACCAGCGAGCTGCCCGAGTACGAGTTGGTCGATCGGCACGATCGCCACTCAAGCCTGGAGGTACAGCTCGATGTGCAGCAGGCCCTGGGTGCGATACCGGAGGGTCAGCGGCTGGCCCTGACGTTGGTGGACATGGAAGGCATGTCGGTAAGTGAAACCGCGCAGCTACTGGGAGTGGCAGAGGGAACTGTGAAGTCCCGTTGTGCGCGTGGCCGCAGCGCACTGGCCGAGTTGCTGCGTGACCGCAATGACGGCGGCTACAACAACGGGTACGGGGCGCGGCGTTGA
- a CDS encoding protein kinase family protein, whose protein sequence is MQELSEGVALAERYELVTCVGTVGDHRQWHATDRTLDRSVTAITFPSDDPYAEAALDSARRAAGVDDHHLLRILDVGVEGDWSYVVTERLHDAESVTELLQFQTLPPEEARRIVGEAAAGLHTAAARGLHHLCLTPHDIVRSRDGSVTVLGVATDSALTGLDDVPAGQASRTDAEALVQILYTALTGRWPGPDAVPDLPAATRDAKGVLAAPAAVVTRVPSDLDTVCRQVLIDGSGPSTPGDLARLLSPWSAERVHGAGGRDIGATGHGEKQAEPVPTTSTVRYFESAGASAGLVDSDGDETQFHDAGDVPILRSQRDPSDVALEPPAPYLPSGLDEPDRRTSGLALGIVALLLVLTVVAAFYGLRGLGGGSSPTAGPTSSTSAVTSSKKAPASSAAATSSTTPAGTPIKVVSATGFDPEGNNNEHNELAPLVIDGNDSTMWVTHIYRTAQFSGIKKGAGLLLDLGASKQVGSVEINVVGNPTTLQVFVTDKKSITGATPFGTLNNGSGNQKVTGTPTTGRYVIVWITSLSQFLTNGYRDQIAQVKVTS, encoded by the coding sequence GTGCAGGAATTGAGCGAGGGCGTCGCGCTCGCTGAGCGGTACGAGCTGGTCACGTGCGTCGGCACGGTCGGTGACCACCGCCAGTGGCACGCCACCGACCGCACCCTGGACCGCTCGGTGACCGCGATCACGTTCCCCTCCGACGATCCGTACGCCGAGGCGGCGCTGGACAGCGCCCGTCGCGCAGCAGGCGTCGATGATCACCACCTGTTACGCATCCTGGACGTCGGCGTCGAGGGCGACTGGTCCTACGTGGTCACCGAGCGTTTGCACGATGCCGAGTCGGTCACCGAGCTGCTGCAGTTCCAGACCCTGCCCCCCGAGGAGGCACGACGCATCGTCGGTGAGGCAGCCGCCGGTCTGCACACCGCCGCCGCGCGTGGCCTGCATCATCTGTGCCTGACCCCACACGACATCGTGCGCTCACGCGACGGCTCGGTCACCGTCCTCGGAGTGGCTACCGACAGTGCCCTGACCGGCCTCGACGACGTCCCGGCCGGGCAGGCGTCGCGTACGGATGCCGAGGCACTGGTCCAGATTCTCTACACCGCCCTCACCGGACGGTGGCCAGGTCCTGACGCAGTGCCTGACCTACCCGCGGCCACGAGGGATGCCAAGGGTGTCCTGGCCGCCCCTGCCGCCGTCGTTACCCGGGTCCCGTCCGACCTGGACACCGTCTGCCGCCAGGTACTCATCGACGGTTCCGGACCGAGCACGCCCGGTGATCTGGCGAGGTTGCTGTCGCCGTGGTCCGCCGAGCGGGTGCACGGTGCCGGTGGGCGCGATATCGGGGCCACCGGTCATGGGGAGAAGCAGGCCGAACCCGTCCCCACCACGTCGACAGTGCGGTACTTCGAGAGTGCGGGCGCATCAGCAGGACTGGTGGACTCCGATGGCGACGAGACCCAGTTCCACGACGCAGGCGACGTGCCCATCCTGCGCTCACAACGTGACCCCAGCGATGTAGCGCTGGAACCACCGGCTCCCTACCTACCCTCCGGGCTGGACGAGCCTGATCGTCGTACCAGCGGATTGGCGTTGGGAATCGTCGCTCTACTGCTGGTACTGACGGTGGTTGCGGCCTTCTACGGGCTGCGCGGCCTCGGCGGCGGCAGCTCGCCCACAGCTGGGCCTACGTCCAGCACCTCTGCCGTCACTTCGTCGAAGAAGGCGCCCGCGTCATCCGCCGCAGCCACCAGCAGTACGACGCCCGCAGGGACCCCGATCAAGGTGGTCTCGGCCACCGGCTTCGATCCTGAGGGCAACAACAACGAGCACAACGAGCTCGCCCCGCTGGTGATCGACGGCAACGACAGCACCATGTGGGTGACCCACATCTACCGGACCGCCCAGTTCAGCGGGATCAAGAAGGGCGCCGGACTACTGCTCGACCTCGGCGCCAGCAAACAGGTCGGAAGCGTCGAAATCAACGTCGTCGGCAACCCGACCACGCTGCAGGTCTTCGTCACGGACAAGAAGAGCATCACCGGGGCCACCCCGTTCGGCACGCTGAACAACGGTTCCGGAAATCAGAAGGTGACCGGCACGCCGACCACCGGGCGCTACGTGATCGTCTGGATCACGTCGCTGAGCCAGTTCCTGACCAACGGGTACCGCGATCAGATCGCGCAGGTCAAGGTCACGTCGTGA
- a CDS encoding lipid II flippase MurJ, whose translation MSEHGGGSLGRQYDAATGHHQQDERAPAATLGGLYSHARTDESSLDLFSGTVILEPRLVDTRSARAVRQAAGPSTPPLLPASSGGQHAQPDPSVSRTVAKDGSDAQVARSSAIMAAGTLVSRGLGFVRQVMLIAAVGAVNPIGRAKGQANAGNIWDTANTLPNMVFLLLAGGVFNAVLIPQLTRALKDPDGGKAFTDRLVTLALLILGGITLTCVVFAYPLYRVYDLSGNSEALHLGWLFSLICLPQILFYGVYTVFGEVLNSRSKFGAFMWSPALANVASISGLLYFLAHFAPNTAPGNWTTSMVLVLGGSATLGVMAQALVLILPLRRIGYRYHPNMHFRGVGLRSTSKIAVLAFAAILIQQGGLVVTTNVLMRVPGQYGGRLVQSTAFLLFMLPHSLITVSLITALYTRISTAAHERDTKRVTDDVATAVRLCGVAVIPVTIGAFALIPPVAILLGNGLGPNAVSAFSTATIAMMLGSFPLALNVIVQRTLYAYEDAKKPLLMQVWGTAVAVPLTLLCLLLPYKWVGAGVALVQSISYCAQAGAGYYWLSRRLGGLPMPGVARTYGRLAVAAGAATVAAFAARWVVGRMISGERAAALSGLSVGFIAFLATYLIVARLLRVGEIEALLAPVTSRLGRLSGGRA comes from the coding sequence ATGAGTGAGCACGGCGGCGGGAGCCTCGGTCGGCAGTACGACGCGGCCACCGGTCACCACCAGCAGGACGAGCGGGCGCCGGCCGCCACCCTGGGGGGGCTCTACTCCCACGCCCGCACGGACGAATCCTCCCTCGATCTCTTCTCCGGCACCGTCATCCTGGAGCCGCGCCTGGTCGACACCCGATCGGCGCGCGCTGTACGCCAGGCAGCCGGTCCGTCCACACCACCTCTTCTGCCCGCGTCCTCTGGTGGGCAGCACGCGCAGCCGGACCCCAGCGTTTCCCGGACCGTAGCCAAAGACGGGTCGGACGCTCAGGTCGCCCGGTCCAGCGCCATCATGGCCGCCGGGACGTTGGTGTCGCGAGGGCTCGGATTCGTTCGTCAGGTCATGCTCATCGCGGCCGTCGGCGCGGTGAACCCGATCGGCCGGGCCAAAGGGCAGGCCAACGCCGGCAATATCTGGGACACCGCCAACACGCTGCCGAACATGGTCTTCCTGTTGCTGGCTGGCGGAGTCTTCAACGCCGTCCTGATACCGCAACTGACACGTGCTCTGAAGGACCCGGACGGTGGAAAGGCCTTCACCGACCGGCTGGTCACCCTTGCGCTGTTGATCCTCGGCGGCATCACGCTGACCTGCGTGGTCTTCGCCTATCCGCTGTACCGCGTGTACGACCTCAGCGGTAACTCCGAAGCGCTGCACCTGGGCTGGCTCTTCAGTCTCATCTGTCTGCCCCAGATCCTGTTCTACGGCGTCTACACGGTTTTCGGCGAAGTGCTGAACTCCCGCAGCAAGTTCGGCGCCTTCATGTGGTCTCCTGCGCTGGCGAACGTCGCCTCCATCAGCGGTCTGCTCTACTTCCTGGCCCATTTCGCTCCCAATACGGCTCCGGGCAACTGGACCACGTCGATGGTTCTCGTCCTCGGCGGCAGCGCGACGCTCGGGGTCATGGCGCAGGCTCTGGTCCTGATCCTCCCGCTGCGCCGGATCGGCTACCGCTACCACCCGAACATGCACTTCCGGGGTGTCGGGTTGCGCTCGACCAGCAAGATCGCGGTCCTGGCCTTCGCGGCGATCCTGATCCAGCAGGGCGGGCTGGTGGTCACGACCAACGTCCTCATGCGCGTTCCGGGGCAGTACGGCGGACGCCTCGTGCAGTCGACTGCGTTCCTGCTGTTCATGCTCCCGCACTCACTGATCACGGTCAGCCTGATCACTGCGCTCTATACCCGCATCTCCACAGCCGCCCATGAGCGCGATACCAAGCGGGTCACCGATGACGTCGCGACCGCCGTCCGGTTGTGCGGTGTGGCGGTGATCCCGGTGACGATCGGCGCGTTCGCGCTCATCCCGCCGGTCGCGATTCTGCTCGGTAACGGGCTCGGTCCCAACGCCGTCAGCGCGTTCTCCACGGCGACGATCGCGATGATGCTGGGCAGCTTCCCCCTGGCGCTGAATGTGATCGTGCAACGCACCCTGTACGCGTACGAGGACGCCAAGAAACCGTTACTGATGCAGGTATGGGGCACTGCCGTCGCCGTGCCGCTGACACTGCTGTGCCTGCTGCTGCCCTACAAGTGGGTCGGCGCCGGAGTAGCTCTCGTGCAGTCGATCAGCTACTGCGCCCAGGCCGGCGCGGGGTACTACTGGCTGAGTCGACGCCTCGGCGGACTACCGATGCCCGGAGTCGCGCGTACCTACGGTCGGCTTGCGGTCGCTGCGGGTGCCGCGACCGTGGCCGCGTTCGCCGCGCGATGGGTGGTCGGGAGGATGATCTCCGGTGAACGGGCAGCCGCTCTGTCAGGGCTGTCGGTGGGCTTCATAGCCTTCCTCGCGACCTACCTGATCGTGGCCCGCCTGCTCCGGGTCGGTGAGATCGAGGCCCTGTTGGCCCCTGTCACCAGCCGCCTGGGTCGCCTCAGCGGTGGTCGCGCCTAG